One window of Fusobacterium polymorphum genomic DNA carries:
- a CDS encoding Bax inhibitor-1/YccA family protein — translation MYYNMNDIDIKSSNNLLRKVFLYMILGIAISFGTGAYLLYFNQGLLYTLLDYYQFLVIAELAMVFSISFFINKISAGLARILFLAYSLVNGITLTVIGLIYAPQIIFYAFMITLTIFIVTAIYGYTTQEDLSSYRRFFMIALISLIALSIFNAFMKVGMLEWVITIAGVVIFTGLIAYDVNRIKVISYQLADGDTETMEKMGIIGALNLYLDFINLFIYILRIFGRKK, via the coding sequence ATGTATTACAATATGAATGACATTGATATTAAAAGTTCTAACAATTTATTAAGAAAAGTATTTTTGTATATGATTTTAGGTATTGCAATTTCTTTTGGAACAGGAGCATATTTATTATATTTTAATCAAGGTTTATTATATACACTACTTGATTATTATCAATTTTTAGTAATAGCTGAATTAGCTATGGTATTTTCTATTAGCTTTTTTATAAATAAAATATCTGCTGGTTTAGCAAGAATTCTATTTCTAGCCTATTCCTTAGTAAATGGTATAACCCTTACTGTTATTGGACTTATATATGCACCACAAATAATTTTTTATGCTTTTATGATAACTCTTACAATCTTTATTGTAACTGCTATTTATGGTTATACTACACAAGAAGATCTAAGTTCTTATAGAAGATTTTTTATGATAGCATTAATCTCATTGATAGCTTTATCAATTTTTAATGCTTTTATGAAAGTTGGAATGCTTGAATGGGTAATAACAATAGCAGGAGTAGTTATTTTTACAGGACTTATAGCTTATGATGTAAATAGAATTAAGGTAATATCTTATCAATTAGCAGATGGAGATACTGAAACTATGGAGAAAATGGGTATAATTGGAGCTTTAAATCTTTACTTAGACTTTATTAACCTATTTATCTATATACTTAGAATTTTTGGAAGAAAAAAATAA
- a CDS encoding AMP-binding protein translates to MSIKYLYDRKKIAITYGEQKYSYADVIKYVNYYSEFLDISKGDRVALMMENRPESIFSFFSIWAKKGIALSLDAGYTVEQLAYVLSDSTPKYIFISNKVKEVVEKANEKIGNIVKILVVDEISLPDNYIPKQEEYHNDSDEEVAIIVYTSGTTGNPKGVMITYENIRANMDGITAANLVNDTDSILAMLPYHHIMPLCFTLILPMYLGVPVILLTEISSASLLKTLQENVVTVILGVPRVWEMLDKAIMTKINESSLARFMFKMASKINSMSIRKMLFSKVHKQFGGHIRLIVSGGAKIDKNILEDFRTMGFRAIQGYGMTETAPIITFNVPGRERSDSAGEVIKDVEVKIADDGEILVKGKNVMKGYYNNEQATKEAFDKDGWFRTGDLGKFEGKYLIIIGRKKEMIVLPNGKNIDPNDIEAEIIKNTDLIKEIAVIEYKEQLVAIIYPDFDQIKAKQIVNIKDAIKWEVIDKYNVTAPNYKKIHDIKIVKEELPKTRLGKIRRFMLKDLIEDKVESTDKKEEKKVIEVPAEMKEKFDIINKYIDERYHKTIDLDSHIELDLGFDSLDIVEFMNFLNETFGITLIEQDFVENKTISAIIKLVDDKSGKLVEKIDKNENLKKIIESDSDVKLPPNVRYGKVLKFILSPMFKFYFKYKYSGKENIGEGAGIIVGNHQSYLDAFMLNNAFTYKEMENNYYIATALHFKSNFMKYLAGHGNIILVDANRNLKNTLQAAAKVLKSGKKLLIFPEGARTRDGKLQEFKKTFAILAKELNVPIYPFVLKGAYEAFPYNKKFPKRNNISVQFLEKIEPQDKTVEELVEETKNSIAKNYY, encoded by the coding sequence ATGTCAATAAAGTATTTGTATGACAGGAAAAAAATTGCTATTACATATGGTGAACAAAAATATTCTTATGCAGATGTGATTAAATATGTAAATTATTATTCAGAATTTTTAGATATTTCAAAGGGAGATAGAGTAGCATTAATGATGGAAAATAGACCTGAATCTATTTTCTCATTTTTCTCAATTTGGGCAAAAAAAGGTATAGCATTAAGTTTAGATGCAGGCTATACAGTTGAACAACTTGCTTATGTTCTTAGTGACTCAACACCAAAATATATTTTTATATCAAATAAAGTTAAAGAAGTTGTTGAGAAAGCTAATGAAAAAATTGGAAATATAGTAAAAATATTAGTTGTTGATGAAATAAGTCTACCAGATAACTATATACCTAAACAAGAAGAATATCATAATGATTCAGATGAAGAAGTAGCAATAATAGTTTATACTTCTGGTACAACTGGAAACCCAAAAGGAGTAATGATAACTTATGAAAATATAAGAGCTAATATGGATGGTATAACAGCTGCTAATTTAGTTAATGATACTGACAGTATCTTAGCAATGTTGCCTTATCATCATATTATGCCATTATGCTTTACATTAATATTACCAATGTATTTAGGAGTCCCTGTAATACTTTTAACAGAAATTTCATCAGCTAGTCTTTTAAAAACATTACAAGAAAATGTTGTTACTGTTATTCTTGGAGTCCCAAGAGTATGGGAGATGTTAGATAAAGCTATTATGACTAAAATAAATGAAAGCTCCTTAGCTAGATTCATGTTTAAAATGGCTTCAAAAATCAATTCTATGTCTATAAGAAAAATGTTGTTCTCAAAAGTTCATAAACAATTTGGTGGACATATTAGACTTATTGTATCAGGTGGAGCAAAAATTGATAAAAACATATTAGAAGATTTTCGTACTATGGGATTTAGAGCAATTCAAGGTTATGGAATGACTGAGACAGCTCCTATAATAACTTTTAATGTACCAGGTAGAGAAAGATCAGATTCTGCTGGTGAAGTCATAAAAGATGTAGAAGTTAAAATTGCAGATGATGGAGAAATTCTTGTTAAAGGTAAAAATGTAATGAAAGGTTATTACAATAATGAACAAGCAACAAAAGAAGCCTTTGATAAAGATGGTTGGTTCCGTACTGGTGATTTAGGAAAATTCGAAGGTAAATATTTAATAATAATTGGTAGAAAAAAAGAAATGATAGTTCTTCCAAATGGAAAAAATATTGATCCTAATGATATTGAAGCTGAAATTATTAAAAATACAGATTTAATAAAGGAAATTGCTGTAATAGAATATAAAGAACAATTAGTTGCTATTATTTATCCTGATTTTGATCAAATAAAGGCTAAACAAATAGTAAACATTAAAGATGCAATTAAATGGGAAGTTATAGATAAATATAATGTAACTGCACCTAATTATAAAAAGATTCATGATATAAAAATTGTTAAAGAGGAATTACCTAAAACAAGGTTAGGTAAAATTAGAAGATTTATGCTTAAAGATTTAATAGAAGATAAAGTTGAAAGTACTGATAAAAAAGAAGAAAAGAAGGTTATTGAAGTTCCAGCTGAAATGAAAGAGAAGTTTGATATTATTAATAAGTATATAGATGAAAGATATCATAAGACTATTGATTTAGATTCTCATATTGAGCTAGATTTAGGTTTTGACTCCCTTGATATAGTAGAATTTATGAATTTCTTAAATGAAACTTTTGGAATAACATTAATAGAACAAGATTTTGTTGAAAATAAAACAATATCTGCTATAATAAAATTAGTTGATGATAAATCAGGAAAATTAGTAGAAAAAATAGATAAAAATGAAAATTTAAAGAAAATTATTGAAAGTGATTCTGATGTAAAATTACCACCAAATGTTAGATATGGTAAAGTTTTAAAATTCATTTTAAGTCCAATGTTTAAATTCTATTTTAAATATAAATATAGTGGAAAAGAAAATATTGGAGAAGGAGCAGGAATAATTGTTGGAAATCACCAAAGTTATTTAGATGCCTTTATGTTAAATAATGCTTTTACTTATAAAGAAATGGAAAATAATTATTATATAGCAACAGCTTTACACTTTAAATCTAATTTTATGAAATATCTAGCAGGTCATGGAAATATAATTTTAGTTGATGCAAATAGAAATTTAAAAAATACTTTACAGGCTGCAGCTAAGGTTTTAAAAAGTGGTAAAAAATTACTTATTTTCCCTGAAGGAGCTAGAACAAGAGATGGAAAATTACAAGAGTTCAAAAAAACTTTTGCTATACTTGCAAAAGAATTGAATGTTCCAATATATCCATTTGTTTTAAAGGGTGCTTATGAAGCATTTCCATATAATAAAAAATTTCCTAAGAGAAATAATATCTCAGTTCAATTCTTAGAAAAAATTGAACCACAAGATAAAACAGTTGAGGAATTAGTTGAAGAAACTAAAAATAGTATTGCAAAAAATTATTATTAA
- a CDS encoding glucose-1-phosphate adenylyltransferase → MKKKRIIAMILAGGQGTRLKELTEDIAKPAVAFGGKYRIIDFTLTNCSNSGIDTVGVLTQYEPRILNNHIGRGSPWDLDRMDGGVTVLQPHTRKNDEKGWYKGTANAIYQNIKFIEEYDPEYVLILSGDHIYKMNYDKMLQFHIQKDADVTIGVFKVPLKDAPSFGIMNTKEDMSIYEFEEKPKEPKSDLASMGIYIFNWQLLKKYLDEDEKDPNSSNDFGKNIIPNMLNDGKKLFAYPFKGYWRDVGTIQSFWDAHMDLLSENNELDLFDKSWRVNTRQGIYTPSYFEKDSKVQNTLIDKGCLVEGEIKHSVIFSGVKIGKNSKIIDSVIMADTEIGDNVIIQKAIIANDVKIADNVIIGDGEKIAVVGEKKIITK, encoded by the coding sequence ATGAAGAAAAAAAGGATTATTGCTATGATATTAGCAGGAGGACAAGGGACTCGTCTAAAAGAATTAACTGAAGATATTGCAAAACCAGCTGTAGCTTTTGGGGGAAAGTACCGAATAATTGATTTTACTTTAACAAATTGCTCTAATTCTGGAATAGATACTGTTGGTGTATTGACACAATATGAACCACGTATATTAAATAATCATATTGGTAGAGGTTCTCCTTGGGATTTGGATAGAATGGATGGAGGAGTCACAGTATTACAACCTCATACAAGAAAAAATGATGAAAAAGGTTGGTATAAAGGAACAGCTAATGCTATTTATCAAAATATAAAATTTATAGAAGAATATGACCCTGAATATGTTTTAATTTTATCTGGAGATCATATCTATAAAATGAATTATGATAAGATGTTACAATTTCATATTCAAAAAGATGCAGATGTTACAATAGGTGTTTTTAAAGTTCCTTTAAAAGATGCACCAAGTTTTGGAATCATGAATACAAAAGAAGATATGTCTATATATGAATTTGAAGAAAAACCAAAAGAACCAAAAAGTGACTTAGCTTCAATGGGTATATATATATTTAATTGGCAATTGTTAAAAAAATATTTAGATGAAGATGAAAAAGATCCTAATTCAAGTAATGACTTTGGAAAAAATATAATTCCTAATATGTTAAATGATGGAAAAAAATTATTTGCTTATCCTTTTAAAGGTTATTGGAGAGATGTTGGAACTATTCAAAGTTTCTGGGATGCTCACATGGACTTACTATCAGAAAATAATGAACTTGATTTATTTGATAAATCTTGGAGAGTAAATACAAGACAAGGTATATATACACCTTCATACTTTGAAAAAGATTCTAAAGTACAAAATACTCTAATAGATAAAGGCTGTCTTGTAGAGGGAGAAATAAAACATTCTGTAATATTCTCTGGTGTAAAGATAGGTAAAAATTCAAAAATCATTGATTCTGTAATAATGGCAGATACTGAAATTGGAGATAATGTAATCATTCAAAAAGCTATAATAGCAAATGATGTAAAAATAGCAGATAATGTAATTATTGGTGATGGTGAAAAAATAGCTGTTGTAGGAGAAAAAAAGATTATAACAAAATAA
- the malQ gene encoding 4-alpha-glucanotransferase yields MKRECGVLLAISSLPSSYGIGDFGKEAYRFVDFLVSSGQSLWQILPLCPVEYGNSPYQSPSTFAGNFLYLDLENLVYNEYLTQEDIDILKQEVSYVDYEYIKSQKESLLRKASQAFFYKNKEQEEFENFQKDNQFWLEDYALFLALNKKFKGRMWNTWQKEYKFRDKKFIEEAKKIYHEEYLYESFIQYYFHKQWKELKDYANKRGIKIIGDLPIYVATHSADTWQNPKLFCFDKHLKIKLVAGCPPDYFSKTGQLWGNVLYDWKELERTNYSWWINRVKHSFLLYDILRLDHFRGFASYWAIRYGEKTAINGKWEKGPRYPFFKKLENRITNMDIIAEDLGTLTADVFKLLEQTKYPNMKVLEFGLAEWDNMYHPKNYPENSVAYTGTHDNMPIVEWYENLNEKEKNICDENLKNFLKDYDTNIWEPIQWRAIETLYASKSNKVIVPLQDILGLGSDSRMNTPSTVGDNWAWRIYWNYRHNDLENKLYYLANKYRRINKGENNGI; encoded by the coding sequence TTGAAAAGAGAATGTGGAGTTTTATTAGCAATCAGTTCTCTACCAAGTTCCTATGGTATTGGAGATTTTGGAAAAGAAGCATATCGTTTTGTTGATTTCTTAGTATCCTCTGGGCAAAGTCTGTGGCAAATATTACCACTATGTCCTGTAGAATATGGAAATTCTCCTTATCAGTCACCTTCTACTTTTGCTGGAAATTTTTTATATTTAGATTTAGAAAATTTAGTTTATAATGAGTATTTAACACAAGAGGATATTGATATATTAAAACAAGAAGTATCCTATGTTGATTATGAATATATAAAAAGCCAGAAAGAGTCTTTATTAAGAAAGGCCTCTCAGGCTTTTTTTTACAAAAATAAGGAGCAGGAAGAATTTGAAAATTTCCAAAAAGATAATCAATTTTGGTTAGAGGATTATGCACTTTTTCTTGCTTTAAATAAAAAGTTTAAAGGTAGAATGTGGAATACTTGGCAAAAAGAATATAAATTTAGAGATAAAAAATTTATAGAGGAAGCTAAGAAAATTTATCATGAAGAATATCTATATGAGAGTTTTATACAATATTATTTTCATAAACAATGGAAAGAATTAAAAGACTATGCAAATAAAAGAGGAATAAAAATTATAGGAGATTTACCTATATATGTTGCAACACATAGTGCTGATACTTGGCAAAATCCAAAATTATTCTGTTTTGATAAACATTTAAAAATAAAATTAGTAGCAGGTTGCCCACCAGATTATTTTTCTAAGACTGGACAATTATGGGGAAATGTACTCTATGATTGGAAAGAATTAGAAAGAACTAATTATTCTTGGTGGATAAATAGAGTAAAACATAGCTTTTTACTTTATGATATTTTAAGATTAGATCATTTTAGAGGTTTTGCATCCTATTGGGCTATTCGTTATGGAGAGAAAACTGCTATCAATGGAAAATGGGAAAAAGGACCTAGATATCCATTTTTTAAAAAATTAGAAAATAGAATAACTAATATGGATATAATAGCAGAAGATTTAGGAACTCTTACAGCAGATGTTTTTAAGCTTTTAGAGCAGACAAAGTATCCAAATATGAAAGTATTAGAGTTTGGTTTAGCTGAATGGGATAATATGTATCATCCTAAAAATTATCCTGAAAATTCAGTTGCCTATACAGGTACACATGATAATATGCCAATAGTTGAATGGTATGAAAACTTAAATGAAAAAGAAAAAAATATTTGTGATGAGAATTTAAAAAACTTTTTAAAAGATTATGATACAAATATTTGGGAACCTATTCAATGGAGGGCAATAGAAACACTTTATGCTTCAAAATCTAATAAGGTTATAGTTCCTTTACAAGATATATTAGGTTTAGGAAGTGATTCAAGAATGAATACTCCTTCAACAGTTGGAGATAATTGGGCTTGGAGAATTTATTGGAATTATAGGCATAATGATTTAGAAAATAAATTATATTACTTAGCAAATAAATATAGAAGAATTAATAAAGGGGAAAATAATGGAATTTAA
- the glgB gene encoding 1,4-alpha-glucan branching protein GlgB produces the protein MSGQMEQYLFHRGEYRQAYEYFGAHPTRNSTVFRIWAPSAKSVAVVGDFNDWIAREEDYCQKITNEGIWEVEIKKIKKGNLYKYQIETSWGEKILKSDPYAFYSELRPQTASIVNGKPKFHWADKKWLNNREIGYAKPINIYEVHLGSWKKKEDGTYYNYKEIAELLVEYMLEMNYTHIEIMPITEYPFDGSWGYQGTGYYSVTSRYGTPEDFMYFVNHFHKNNLGVILDWVPGHFCKDSHGLYRFDGSACYEYEDPSLGENEWGSANFNVSRNEVRSFLLSNLYFWIKEFHIDGIRMDAISNMLYYRDGLSENKRSVEFLQYLNQSLHEEYPDIMLIAEDSSAWPLVTKYQADGGLGFDFKWNMGWMNDTLKYMEQDPFFRKSHHGKLTFSFMYAFSENFILPLSHDEIVHGKNSILNKMPGYYEDKLAHVKNLYSYQMAHPGKKLNFMGNEFVQGLEWRYYEQLEWQLLKENKGSQDIQKYVKALNKLYLEEEALWHDGQDGFEWIEHENINENMLIFLRKTPNMEDFIIAVFNFSGKDHEKYPLGVPLEDGEYEAILDSNEKKFGGSYQGRKRKYKPIKKSWNYREQYIEIKIAKNSAIFLKYKK, from the coding sequence ATGTCTGGACAAATGGAACAATATTTATTTCACCGTGGAGAGTATAGGCAAGCCTATGAATATTTTGGAGCACATCCTACACGAAATTCAACTGTATTTCGGATATGGGCACCATCTGCAAAATCAGTAGCTGTTGTTGGAGATTTTAATGATTGGATAGCAAGAGAAGAAGATTACTGTCAAAAAATAACTAATGAAGGAATATGGGAAGTAGAAATTAAAAAAATAAAAAAAGGTAATTTATATAAATATCAAATTGAAACTTCTTGGGGAGAAAAAATATTGAAATCTGATCCCTATGCATTTTATTCTGAACTTAGACCACAAACCGCCTCTATTGTAAATGGAAAACCTAAGTTTCATTGGGCTGATAAAAAATGGCTTAATAATAGAGAGATAGGCTATGCAAAACCAATTAATATATATGAAGTTCACCTTGGTTCTTGGAAGAAAAAAGAAGATGGAACTTACTATAATTATAAAGAAATAGCAGAATTATTAGTTGAATATATGTTAGAGATGAATTATACTCACATTGAAATTATGCCTATTACTGAATACCCTTTTGATGGTTCTTGGGGATATCAAGGTACAGGATATTATTCAGTAACCAGCCGTTATGGAACACCAGAAGATTTCATGTATTTTGTAAACCATTTTCATAAGAATAATTTAGGTGTAATATTAGATTGGGTTCCTGGACATTTTTGTAAAGATTCACATGGACTATATCGTTTTGATGGTAGTGCTTGTTATGAATATGAAGATCCTTCTCTTGGAGAAAATGAATGGGGAAGTGCAAACTTTAATGTTTCAAGAAATGAAGTAAGAAGCTTCTTACTTTCTAACTTGTATTTTTGGATAAAAGAATTTCATATTGATGGTATAAGAATGGATGCTATTTCTAATATGCTTTATTATAGAGATGGTTTAAGTGAAAATAAGCGTTCAGTTGAATTTTTACAATATCTAAATCAAAGTTTACATGAAGAATATCCAGATATTATGTTAATAGCAGAAGATTCTTCTGCTTGGCCATTAGTAACTAAATATCAAGCTGATGGTGGACTTGGTTTTGATTTTAAATGGAATATGGGCTGGATGAATGACACCTTAAAATATATGGAACAAGATCCATTTTTTAGAAAATCACATCATGGAAAATTAACATTCTCATTTATGTATGCTTTTTCAGAAAACTTTATATTGCCTCTATCTCATGATGAAATAGTACATGGAAAAAATTCTATTCTAAATAAAATGCCAGGATATTATGAGGATAAATTGGCTCATGTCAAAAATTTATATTCTTACCAAATGGCTCATCCTGGTAAAAAATTGAATTTTATGGGAAATGAATTTGTTCAAGGTTTAGAATGGAGGTATTATGAGCAATTAGAATGGCAATTATTGAAGGAGAATAAAGGGTCTCAAGATATTCAAAAATATGTTAAAGCTTTAAATAAATTATATTTAGAAGAAGAAGCTCTTTGGCATGATGGACAAGATGGTTTTGAATGGATAGAACATGAAAATATAAATGAAAATATGTTAATTTTTTTAAGAAAAACTCCTAACATGGAAGATTTTATTATAGCAGTATTTAATTTTTCAGGAAAAGATCATGAAAAATATCCTCTTGGAGTTCCATTAGAAGATGGAGAATATGAGGCTATTTTAGATAGTAATGAAAAAAAATTTGGTGGTTCTTATCAAGGAAGAAAAAGAAAATACAAGCCAATAAAAAAATCTTGGAATTATAGAGAGCAGTATATAGAAATAAAAATTGCTAAAAATTCAGCTATATTTTTAAAATATAAAAAGTAA
- a CDS encoding glycogen/starch/alpha-glucan phosphorylase: MEFNKEKWKEKLEERLLEKFSVNLKNASPFEVYRALGETVMSFIAKDWYKTKEEYSKTKQAFYLSSEFLMGRALGNNLINLGIYKEIKEFLEELGIDYNQVEDEEEDAALGNGGLGRLAACFMDSLATLNLPGQGYSIRYRNGIFNQYLRDGYQVEKPETWLKYGDVWSIVRPEDEVIVNFGNTSVRALPYDMPIIGYGTNNINTLRLWEAHSIVDLDLGVFNQQDYLHATQDKTLAEDISRVLYPNDSTDEGKKLRLRQQYFFVSASLQDIIKKFKKVHGREFSKIPEYIAIQLNDTHPVIAIPELMRILVDIEGVLWEDAWEIVKKTFSYTNHTILAEALEKWWVGLYQEVVPRIFQITEGIHNQFKNELLNLYPNDVDKQNRMQIIQGNMIHMAWLAIYGSHKVNGVAELHTEILKEHELRDWYELYPEKFLNKTNGITQRRWLLKSNPQLASYITELIGDTWIKDLSELKKLEQFIDDEKVLNKIWDIKIEKKKELVEYLRETQGIDINPNSIFDVQVKRLHEYKRQLLNIFQVYDLYQQLKQNPNMDFTPTTYIYGAKAAPGYKVAKGIIRLINDIAQIINGDSDVKDKLKVVFVENYRVTVAEKIFPAADISEQISTAGKEASGTGNMKFMLNGAITLGTLDGANVEIAKEAGEENEYIFGMRVEDIDELRKKGYDPRFPYNNVTGLKQVVDALIDGRLSDLGSGIYREIHSLLMERGDQYFVLEDFEDYRRKQREINRDYKDKISWAKKMLKNIANAGKFSSDRTILEYANEIWNIKETKIK, encoded by the coding sequence ATGGAATTTAATAAAGAAAAATGGAAAGAAAAATTAGAAGAAAGATTATTAGAGAAATTTTCAGTTAATTTAAAGAATGCTAGTCCTTTTGAAGTGTATAGAGCCTTAGGTGAAACTGTGATGAGCTTTATAGCTAAGGACTGGTATAAAACAAAAGAAGAATATTCTAAGACTAAACAAGCTTTTTATCTATCATCAGAATTTTTAATGGGAAGAGCCTTAGGAAATAATTTAATTAATTTAGGTATTTATAAAGAGATTAAAGAATTCTTAGAAGAATTAGGAATAGATTATAACCAAGTGGAAGACGAGGAAGAAGATGCAGCACTAGGAAATGGTGGTTTAGGAAGACTTGCAGCTTGTTTTATGGATTCACTTGCAACATTAAATTTACCTGGTCAAGGATATAGTATTAGATATAGAAATGGTATTTTTAATCAATATCTAAGAGATGGTTATCAAGTTGAAAAACCTGAAACTTGGTTAAAATATGGAGATGTTTGGTCTATAGTTAGACCAGAAGATGAAGTAATTGTCAATTTTGGAAATACTTCAGTTAGAGCTTTACCTTATGATATGCCAATAATAGGATATGGAACTAATAATATAAACACTCTTAGACTTTGGGAGGCACACTCAATAGTAGATTTAGATTTAGGAGTATTTAATCAGCAAGATTATTTACATGCAACACAAGATAAAACATTGGCAGAAGATATTTCTCGTGTGCTTTATCCTAATGACTCAACTGATGAAGGTAAAAAATTAAGACTTCGTCAACAATATTTCTTTGTATCTGCTTCATTACAAGATATTATTAAAAAATTTAAAAAAGTACATGGAAGAGAATTTTCAAAAATTCCTGAATATATTGCTATTCAACTTAATGATACTCACCCAGTTATAGCTATACCAGAACTTATGAGAATTTTAGTTGATATTGAAGGTGTTTTATGGGAAGATGCTTGGGAAATTGTAAAGAAAACTTTTTCATATACTAACCATACTATTTTAGCAGAAGCTCTTGAAAAATGGTGGGTAGGACTTTATCAAGAAGTTGTTCCTAGAATTTTCCAAATAACAGAAGGAATACATAATCAATTTAAAAATGAACTGTTAAACTTATATCCAAATGATGTAGATAAACAAAATAGAATGCAAATTATTCAAGGTAACATGATACATATGGCTTGGCTAGCAATATATGGTAGCCATAAAGTAAATGGAGTTGCTGAATTACATACTGAAATTTTAAAAGAGCATGAATTAAGAGATTGGTATGAATTATATCCTGAAAAATTCTTAAATAAGACAAATGGAATTACACAAAGAAGATGGTTATTAAAATCTAACCCTCAACTTGCTTCATATATAACTGAACTAATTGGAGATACTTGGATAAAAGACTTATCTGAACTTAAAAAACTTGAACAATTTATAGATGATGAAAAAGTTTTAAATAAAATTTGGGATATAAAAATTGAAAAGAAAAAAGAACTTGTTGAATATTTAAGAGAAACACAAGGAATTGATATAAATCCAAATTCTATATTTGATGTACAAGTAAAAAGATTACATGAATATAAAAGACAATTATTAAATATTTTTCAAGTTTATGATTTATATCAACAATTAAAACAAAATCCTAATATGGATTTTACACCTACAACTTATATCTATGGAGCTAAGGCTGCACCAGGTTATAAAGTAGCAAAAGGAATTATCCGTTTAATTAATGATATTGCTCAAATTATAAATGGTGATAGTGATGTGAAAGATAAATTAAAAGTTGTTTTTGTTGAAAATTATAGAGTTACAGTTGCTGAAAAAATATTCCCTGCTGCTGATATTTCAGAACAAATTTCAACAGCTGGTAAAGAAGCATCAGGTACTGGAAATATGAAATTTATGCTTAATGGAGCAATAACATTAGGTACATTAGATGGAGCAAATGTTGAAATTGCAAAAGAAGCTGGAGAAGAAAATGAATATATCTTTGGTATGAGGGTTGAAGACATAGATGAACTTAGAAAAAAAGGATATGACCCAAGATTTCCGTATAATAATGTAACAGGATTGAAACAAGTTGTTGATGCTTTAATAGATGGAAGACTTAGTGATTTAGGAAGTGGAATTTACAGAGAAATTCACTCTTTATTGATGGAAAGAGGAGATCAATATTTTGTTTTAGAAGACTTTGAAGATTACAGAAGAAAACAAAGAGAAATCAACAGAGACTATAAGGATAAAATTTCTTGGGCAAAGAAAATGTTAAAAAATATTGCTAATGCAGGTAAATTTTCTTCTGATAGAACAATTCTTGAATATGCAAATGAAATTTGGAATATAAAAGAAACAAAAATAAAATAA